ctttctgccTCTTGCACTCCATCTTCTTcgcatatacatacatagatacatacatacatgcacacatacatctttattttgcatatattatacGCGCTTTTTCTTTACACACTTTATTACTGGTTTTATCGCGCGCGtgattgagaaaaatatatatacataaaaacgtCGTGACGCAGCGGTGAAGAATTAATAAGTAAACGTAACAacgataatttaatgtaaatagtAAATAGTAGCGATAGTATAGTAGTTATAATAGTGGTGTGATAGTAGTAATAGAAATAGAGCATTAACAGTGATAGTGGTAGCAATAGTAGTGATGTTGGTGCTGGAAAGTGATAGTGGAGATAATAGTAGGAGGGTGGCGATAGTGTTGGTGGATAATGGTAGCAACAGCAGTGGTGATAGTAATAAGAGTATTAGTGTAGCAGTAATATAGCAGAAGTAGTTACCGTCATCATCATAGTAGTAATGATAGCCAGCGAGTGATAGCGATAGTGGTGATAATAAGAGGTATAATAGtagtaatagtagtagtaatagtagtagtaCTAGCATTAGTAGTAGTATAGACAGAGTATATTAAGAAGTAACAGCGTCGATCACTAAATATAGTCGAATCTCATATATAGTTTTCCTTCCTGCTTAAAGTATGATACATTCTttcgcttctttttttttttttttttgcgttctGTTTACAGTTAATCGTTGAGAGAAGAATTTGGGCTGCAGAAGGGAGAATGGGAGTACTTTAGATGTCGAGGTCACAGCGATAAGCAGCTGATATTGTATGTCGCTAAAAAAAGGACGTCAGTTACCATTTTTAACCCAAAAATCTCTCAAAACGTGTCCCATTAGTAAAAGAAACAGACAAGACATTTGTGTTCCATATGGTCTCTCGTTATTTCTTGTCTcactttttttgttctttctttGTACAATACTACTACatcatattttacacaattctacaattaaattactttgCGATCACTATCatacataatttgtaaaaagtatatcTGGTAGCATGAACCGCGAAACGTTCTTAATTAGAAAAACCTTGTCGCTGTCATTGTCATGCTTGACATCGGCGTTAATGTCCTCGTCATCGTTTTTGTCGTTGTCAGCGTCAGCATTAgcatcgtcgttgtcgtcctGATTGCGTAGTAAGACGTTTAGAAAAATTGCCAAAATGTGAAACGAGGAATGATAGCGGTCATTTCGCGGCATCTTGTCATTAAATCGATTTGCATTGGTAAACTGATAGTAATGATTACAATGATGCTGATAGTGACGGTGAATTTGATAGTGGCAGTGATGGTGGTAGAAGTGGTGATGGTGGTAGTAATAATGATAACGATGATGATAATAGTCGCAATTATAGTAGCGACGAAAATTGTGATAAGCGGTAGCAGAGTAGTTCGTAGCAGGGGATCACTTGTCGGAACTTGGGCACTCTCCCGGCTGCTTCATTATTGTGTAATCCAGCCGATATTGAGCTGAAATCAAAACAATGTTGTGTCCctcgtaataataattcgtaAACAAATTATGAGCAGAGTTGCGCGTGAAATCGCTACATATACGTAATACTGATACAAGTTTACAATTagtggaaaattattttaaaaaacaccATAGACGCTAGATCTGCTTTGATTTGAAAGGCAAAAGATCTTCAATCAATCGTTGTATTCTTTCTTTCAAGCAGAAAGTTTTTAACAGAACTTTGAGTttcattatcaataattttacgtaatcTTTCTTACTATATACATACttacataatttaatctttaatattttggaaaatcCAATAATTAGAGCttgaattgtttttaaataaattctcaaGATAATGTCTATTTGAATTAGTTCGAAAAATAGCTTTGTTACTAAGTAAATCAAAAGCATGATTTGCAAAAAGCGTTCTTTCATCGTACGACAcaacatttaattacattgGAAGAACGTACCTTTCTTCGTGAGGTCTTCCATCGTTTGATCCTTGCAATCAACCGCGAGATGACTACTGCTACCGCAATTGTAGCAAGAGATTTTCGTTGGTGGAATTACTGCCGCCGCGTACGTCACTACCGGTGTAGGCGGCATGTACGACGCTTGCACCAGTGTTGTGGCGGTTGCATTTGGCGGCGGGGGTGGCGGAGTGCCACTGGACGCGGAATGCCCGGTGTACGGGTACATAATTTCGCCGTTCGGCTGATACGCCGCGGGATAAGCCGGTCGCGCGGACGGCCCGTGCATGAAGTTGGAGTAGATGCCGGTGCTGGGTCGCAGCGCGGTCGGGAAATGTCCGTGCGGCAAGTAGGTGAGTTGCGAGTGCGTCGGCGGCGCTTGGAAGGAGACGCAATGCGATAGACTTGGTGGTCCGCCATTTCCGTTGCCCGCTCCGTTCATCATCCCTTGGCCCTTCTGTCGCATGCGGGTCTGCGGATTCTTTCTGGTGAGCTGCCTGCTCTCCGGTGGCACCGAAGACTGCACCGATTGCTGGGGCACAGACGCGACGGAGTGCGGCTGTGCTGTTACCATCGTCGAATGCATCGACACGGAATTCATGTGATCGGAGATGGGCGGCGCAACGTTGTTGTTGTCACCGCTGCCACCGCTGATCCAAGGCGCAGCCGGCGGCGTCTCAGGAGGTGACCTGCTGCCGGTGCTGTCGGAGCTGCTGCTCTGAGAACACTGCCGGCTATTTTCGGAATCGAGTCGCAGCGCTTGCAGTTGTGCAAGACAGTACACGTGCTGAGCGTTGCATCTAAAAGCACAATACATATTACGATAGATTATCATTTATCGACTTTTCGATAATGAACgttgtataatttaatcaagATGTAATCTTGATTAAGATGCATTTAGAAGAGTAAGATTCAAATGTGCACAGAATTTAACGCACACAGTGCAAGTCGAACACATCCCAAACGGACGCGTAAAGGCTGCAAACGGATAGAAGGAAACAAACATGGTCGGAAATGGAGGTTGCAAACAGACGTATTCTTAGTAACTCTAGTAACATCTTGCTTTGCCACAAATCCATGTATAACGTATACAATCTATACAATTGtagattttgttttttattgaaagcACCGGTTGATGTGGGATGGATTTCGCTTTCAAAAATCGGACAATTCCGACTGTATCCATTTATCTTTTGCGTTTGTTTGCAACCTTTATGTGTCCATTTCTTCATGTGTTCACTTCAAATCTGTCCGAGTTACATTGTGTCCGTTTCGTTCACACTGTGTTAAATTTTGTGTGTATCTGGGACCCTCCCGTTTTAGTGATATCTCAGGAGTGTTTCATTTCTTAACCCTGTTAGCAAATGTGACACGCAAATTGAGAGTAGATCTTCCATTCgttcaaattattatgtaaaacgttgcaaattgtaaattttgacaCATTAAAATCCTCTGCCGGCATTCAAGTTGATTGCCAATGTCTTATGGACCCTTTTTACGAAATCTTCTGTTGGACGTTCCGACTGTTTTTTCTAGATTTTCCAGATCTCTAAATTGTATATTCAATGGTCGTGAAATGCTTGTTAAAATAAGCGTAAAGTTTCAAAATGTCACTAATAATCAGTAGATGAcgcttacaaaaaaaataaatcccgttcttttattttcagacgTACTGTGCGCTGTATATGTGTCCTATgtgattcataaaatttataaagaaataatttcagctgaaaataagtaatttttaatagaatttcagGACCGGAAAGATTAATGTTTCTAAATATCTGAAACTATTAGTCAAAATATatctgaatattattaaatacctTGAATATCGATTTTGCATTCCAGCTACCGGTACGGTGAGACAAGCGTAACACGGTGAGTTTTGAGCTGTATACATTGGCGGCGGTGTAGAATACATGTGTATTGGCGTAGGTTCTATTGACGGCATGGGATAACGCCGTATATTTGAAGTGGTCACATGATtgtgataatgataatgttcCTGTAACGGCGTCATCGATTTCCTATTCGAATTATTGCTATCACCCAAAACTTCCATGCTTGGTGCAACCTGTGTGACAAAATAAGCGACACAAATACTTGTAAAATgctgaatattaaaaaatatcaatttacaaATTAGGTTTTATgagtaatgtaaaatatataatcaatatttatgattttagtttaaattttagtttacaAACTCGTGTTTATCGCAAATCTTTAGAAACAATCTGTGCAGATGCAATCTTTCTAATCGACAGTATCGCAAATAAACCTCACCTCACTCTCCGTCGATTCGGTGACTGAATGCGTGGTGTTGCTATCCGTCTTCTTATCTGAAATCTGGTTTAAGCCGTTAGTGCTTTGATTTTTGAGTATACTCCTCAACTGTTCCACTGCATTCGGTGTCAGGCCAATATCCCTCAAGTCCTCGTCGCTCATCCTTCTGATCTATAATCCGCATTCATAGAAAATCAGTCTCGAACATCTCAACAACAGCTATGTGAAGACAAAGATTTCTCACTTACCTCGTCGAGAGAAAAGTTCTGCAGATTGGCCTTGAAATTTGGCATCTCCTTGCCCAAGGTCTCCCGGAGAGAATCGCTAGAGTTGGACAATCTAAGTCGTGGCGGTGGCGGAGGTTGCTTCGATTGACTCGTCGGAATCAAACTTGACGACGAGGTATTATCGACGTTGTTGTGTCGAGAGAAGGACGAAGAGCTCGTGACGGACAGAGGAGCAGATCGTGACGTTAATAACGGCGGTTGACTAGGAAGACTTCTACTTACGCCAATCGCCGGTAGAGGCGGTAAGgagttattgttattattgctGTTGCAATTAGTAGAGCTTGAGCTGGAAATGCTTGTTTGACTATTCGAGCCGCCTGACGATATCGTGAGAGTATTCGAGGTGGACTGGGTGGTGACTTGTGACGAGGTGCGCGGGTTAACGTTAATCCTGCTGCGGCCCATCGGTGAGTTACTGCGACTAGGAGATCGTGACTGAGACGGTGAAGACTGACGGCTGACTAAAGGGGAAGGCGGATAAGCCAACATGTCACCGGTATGATACAACAGCTGGTTTCCCATCATAACCTGACCTGTCCACGGTGGCATGTGGTTAACGGACGGGAAACCGAGATGAACGTATTGCGTAGTGCCGCTCGATCCCATAGGCATTTGCTCTGGACTGGGCATGCACATCCCTGGCGGAGGTATTGTGAGACCGGGTGGCATTCCAGTGATTATAGCATTGTTCCTCATTGACATTTCTCCTAAACGTAACACATCGATATAGAGTGAAACAACGTTCAGTTGAGACGCgcgtaaatatttacatcttgTCGAAGCGTTTCCTTCTACAAGTTAATGAACGCTTAGACAATAGAAAATGTAGCGTACCATGATAAGATTGCATCGGCGGTGGTGGCATCAAGCAACTATTTTGAATTTCAGGTTCCATTAATCTCTCGTTCGTGCTCATGCACGGTGTACAGCCCtgcataaatttatactctttagtttttcaaaacaattgTATAACGTCGcactattatatatacgtgtAGTTGTATGGCATTGTGGAAgtgttattaaaatcattcCATTTAATATGAAtcaatgaatttttatctgaGATTATATAACGCATTATGAAACTTATATCTCCATATTTAACCCTTTGCACTTGGAAAACTTTGTAACACCAAAGTTTCTTAGAAAACCCAAAAGGCTTTGCTGCAGTACCATGTTGCATGGCACACTATATTGCTTCGAGTTGGCTAGTACAAAACTTTATGTGCAAAAGattagtgttttttttttctgttacatTTAACTCtaaattttcttaagtatactacaaaatttcaattattttccactttgtgtaagagaataaaaaataataatttataatgcagTGAACAAAAACATccacaatattttcataaaagtaaTCTATTTCTCTtccacaaaaaaaagaaagaaaagaaaatattatgcattacTTGTGATGGTTTAAAAGAAGCGTTTAGCTTTGAGAGATTCAGACGAGCTTCTTCCTCCTGGAGCTTGCTGAATATATTCCCAAAGACGCTCTTCTGCTCGTAAGTGAAGACCGGGTGGTTCAGTGCCATCGTATACAGCAGCAGCAGTTCTTCCAAGGGTTGATCGTCCACGTTAAAGGTGGTCCCGTTTAACAAGTTGGTGATCTCTTGGTGTTCGAGATTCGACAGAATCTTGTATAAGATCACCGCACAGGCATAACTGCATGAGTGCAACAGCGCCATGTAAAGGGCCAGTTTTCTTCGCGTGCGTTTGTCTGTCACACTGGAAGTTGTCAACTCGGCCAATTCAGTGGCGCTGTTTGCATGATGCTCCGTGTCTCGCAGGTCATTGTAGTCCCGCTTACCGATATCCTCGACGCACGTGCCAAGGTATCGTACTTCAAATGGCAGGCACATATTCAGCAATGTGCACATCACATCTATACGTTTATAACTAagaaaacagataaattaGTTGAATTAGCAGGTCAAATTTCTAACAATATCATTAACAACCTTTGTTATCCTAAAAGAtgtctttaattatttatacaaactCTATCCTACATTTGAATGAGTTTTTTGCACACATAAACTTTAAAGACTATATGAGAAGGAAACCTCTGATAAAATTAGTGTGTGTATCAAGTGATCTATACAaacgtcaaattttttttttagcattactgtcaaatttttttacataatgcgCAATGTTTAAACTTCTATCTGTTTCAATTCTTCCTCtctaatttttcattcattttagcctttcttattaatataagagtgtacaattgcaaatatcttgcATAACAATCTctcactaaaaaaaaaaaaagtttcttgaACTCCACTGGaatcaaatttgaatttatttgttataaaatcaaataaaatataactaaacTAATTATATTGTACTGAAAATGATGAAATCGTTGAccaaaatgtttataatataatttgtattaattttgtagtatgttcaaatttgtaatttagcACTAACTGATGCGGCTCGATGTCCTCTCGATtgtatttgtcaaaattaactaagataaaaaaaaatttcaactttaGTAAATGTCGCTTCGTGCAAAGAATTCAGAACTACGAGACGACAAGGACTAGAGTGATCCAATTCAAGATCAAGAAGCACCGCGCGACGAGCGAATAACAGCACAGGAAatgatataacaaaattttcaataacacGAAATATTAGTTAAAGATTTACTGCGAGGAATGCATAACGTATAAAAGAGAATGTGCAGAATAGGAGCATAATATTCTCGCGGAAAGAGAAAACATTAATACGAAAGCGAGACACGCAGAGGCGTTGGAGCCTGGGGTCTCGTGCACACATTCCGCTTGGTGGATTGAGGGACGACAAGCATTGAGACGGTTACGCAAAGTTACTCCTGAAATATCTCGAAGGAGAAAGATGCGCGCATCAGAATCGCGCACTGGTAATTGTATCGTTGCGCTGCGACGCTTCCACATTACCTGGACAGATTCCCAAACCATGATACCACGTTCTCCTTACACACCATTGCCAGACAACATTGATACCACTTGGGGGTGGGAGAAAAGTGCGGAGCGACGGAGCGGACGGCCAGCGGacgtctttctttctctcttttgctTCTCGTTTCCTCTCTCCCtgtgtttctttttctatcaCTGTTACGGGCACCGCACAATCGGCTTGACAATCAGATTCCTGTGGGCGAGAGCCGCTTCACGAACGCGCGACGTTCGTTGAGATCCGGTGGGAAACGACGGTTCTCATACAGGCGTACGAAATGCACAGTAACGGCAACGATAGCGGCAACACGGCACACCGTCAAATGTCCACATTCGTAGCAGCAGCGAGTGAAGGGAGCGAAGACACCGAGAGAATAATATCCAATTGGAACTGGCAACGTATGCGATCGACGAACGCGATCAACCCGCGCGTTGCGTGGTGGCAGTTCGTTAAAGATAAATTCTCGCGAGTGAGCGAGCACGTAAACGGTCGCGCGCTCCCCGGTTGTCTCTCCCTGGCTCTCGCGTGTTTCCACAAAATGAACAATATGTCGTATGATATGATATATACTATTTCGTCACCGTACGTCTGCGTTCGACCGTGCACTCTTTGCTGCGATATAACTCGCGAACTCGTTCGTTttcactttctctctctcctctctttttctccttctcCCTCTTTATCGTGTGCAAATGCTACGCAAATGTGTCGGATAGACAAGTCGAGATCCGTTCACATGTTTGCGTTAAAAGACATCGGGCAATGACTAAAATCAGCGAATGCAGGCGTGGTACTCATGTCGCCGatataaacgaaaaaaaaacatattattaacgTACGATTCGTATTCGTAtaaaagaattagaaaaataataataaaatggattTATGTGATATCCAATATCCAAGATGTTTACAAATGTCAATATTCAATAAGAAAATGTACATACTCTGTTGGTGAATTCAGTTGACGAGCATTCTATATTAGTAACTTTTGATAACTAATGTtagatataattgtaaaaatatacaatgcaAATTTACTAACTGCGTAACAGAGTCGACCAATTACATatcttattcaaatttaaattaaatacgtgattggtcaatttctttATGTTATTCATTTGGCGGTTACGCAGGTCCGAATGTATCTTAATAAACGGTTGTATTAAAaaacacaataattataaaattgttgagTAATAATTGCCTGTGATCTGTAAATATGCACTATAGACGTTTATTACTCGATAGTTTTAGGATTTGTATCCACGATACTAGAAATTGTGGACAgagaaaaaattactaaaactCGGTTTGTGGACATACTGAAGTTGGATGtagaatttgttgagttttaTATTTAGGAAGTGAGATGTTcatttaagaaagaaaataaaaaatccaaaagaaTTAAAGACTACTAATCCAAGTCAAATAATCTAGCGACAAAAACTCTGTCCAAGAATTCAGAGCGATTTCTAGCATCGTGAACAGCAATGGTAGACCTGAACAAACAGTGCTGCCGCAGCACTAGAACTGGTCCTCTAGTTTTATAAGAGAGAACTAGGGAGATTTTGCATCACTTTACACACTCTGAACGTTTTGAGTTGCGTATGAATTGATTATTTTGGCAGTAATATAAATCGCTTAGATGAACGTTAAGAAATGTTATCACAAATGAGTCatcgataattaaaatatatcaatacgGATTCAATCAAACGAGTAGTCAATAggaattttatatcttaactGTGTATCTGATATCTTATCCTAATGGCAGGGCCTGATTTGCCGAAGACTCCAACTCCTTTAAAAAACATTCAGCAATATTTGACAGTTGCCATAAAACATGATCAGCGAGACTGTGTTGTTAGTTATTGGTGTACGTATATATGTGTGCatgacaatatattatatataggatatatatcttttattttgcaagatcTTTACGTCAATCTCAACTTAAATATCTTACATTCAGTGTCTTTTACTAACTTTAATTGTAAGACATGAAAAAGCAAATGCCCTATCAAgggtttaatatttcttactttCTATGGAAAGGTTGGAGAATGATTAAAATTCATGTAAAACAGGTCGTCTCTATGCTCTTCAAACTGGGTTGAAATTATCAACAAAGACGTCAGAAGAAACAGGTTTTTTACTGAAGTTAATGGATTGGTTGGAAACAACAAAGAAGGCATTGCATGATAATGAAGCTATTACCAATGAAGTTGCTGCTCAAGCGCATCTGGAAAATTGGGCCTTGAAGCTGTTTTTATATGCCGATAAGAATGATAGAGCtgctaatttttcaaaaaatgtagtACAAAGCTTTTACACCGCACAAATATTGTACGATGTGTTGACACTGTTTGGAGAATTGAGTATAGAAGCAGCTCAGAATCGGAAGTATGCCCAGTGGAAGGCAGCTTATATCCACAATTGTCTAGTAAATGGAGAAACTCCAGTACCAGGACCGATGGAAGAAAAGGAAGAGGAAAAGGATTCGATTGAAGGATTAAATGATAATGGTATTagaatatgtacatattatgtatacataaacacattttttatcctcatgtatctattattttaacattttatgaattagATGAAGATCCGGaatcaaatgtaaatattccACCTGAAAATCTGAAGGACGACATTCCACAAAGTATTCCATCTACTCCTGCAAGTCCACCTGCAACTGTACGAACACAGTCATTTGAATCAGAGGATAATACTGCTTATAAGACAGAAGGTAAAtgtcataatataatatttgcaaaggAGAAAGTGAGTGAATAAGTACGTCACAAAtagaaagataatttaatatatcattatttcatttctgATGATAAATAATCTTACAGACAATACCAATCTGTCAGTAGAGCACATTAATAAAGCGCAAAAGTACATAAAATGGGCAGGCAGTGCGTTGGACTATGACGATGTACCTACTTCCATAACAAATCTTCAGAAAGCTTTGCATCTTTTAACTACAGGTCAAGAACTTGCCTAAAGAAACCGATAGACATTAGGTAATGGCTTATTTGTAATTAGTTGTGATAAATTTGTCAGCTATTTTCTATAATGAGgagtgcaaatattttactaatacAAGATTAAGCAAggttttgacaattttaacaatagattatcaattattactttaaaaggCTTACGAAAACCAGCAACtagatattaatgaaaataaccTGAAATGAAATAGAGCATCGAGCACtttaacatcttttatttatataatgttgaAGGAGAtagattaatgaataaatgtataaaaatatttgtcttttaACCACTTTTATtaggtattatatataaataatgtttatattgaaaattttcaacatttaaacatcacaatattgttaatataacatttgaaggatatattttttatttcaatcttgtatattgaagaaagaaaaaaatattaatataatggcgtcagcaaaaatataataatataacacagATATTTTCAAACTCAAACCAATTATGGTTTTaacataagaaaattaatatatgaaacttttagatatcaattttattcacaCAAGTAGTGCATTACAAATAAACATTCCACAAATCATTAAATTGTGATTCGAAGTCCGGATATTGTTTGGCGTAAAGAGATTGTTATGAGTATCAAATGGGTAATTAGAAAAGTCTGTCTGCAGAAGTCTGAcggtttttatttttggttttatttatcaaatttgtcCGATCACATTTGTTCTACACACGTTGACTTTTTGAGAAATAAGTTAATAACTAATGCGCATATATGTCCCGATTGTTAACTACAGAAGATTTTCTGTATATCCATACACGCACGCGTTCACACACGACATATGTAAAGGACGCATTCATTGAAATGGCAGTTAGTACCTCGTGCTTAAGCTAGTGTCTCTGAAAACTGGTTGCATCAATGTTGATTAGTATTACACGTTGTGacaaattcaaattttcttctatttatGCTACAGCTGGTcgtttatgttaaataattttatattatgttggATAGTtgtttataaaagttatttctaatttagttatttatattgtagCTATCTGTATTTCAATTGTCTATATTATACACGATATTTCTGCAGGAAAGATCAATACTTTCGGagattgcaatataaaatattctaagaaAAATGTTCACAAAAATGGACATTTTAAATGGTCCATTTTGAATAGTTTCCAAGATAGAACTGTTTAAATGTATAGTTGCAAAATACTGAtagtaaaaagatatttcttaCTCTTcctaatatttactgtttaaatgacaaatttattacaatttgtaagacattttcgaaaattacacCGTCAACATTTTACAACTGTAAGAAAATGGGAAAATTTATTCTGAACTGTTACTGGCAATATTCGTACAACTAGTTGTTTAAAGAACTTGGAAACCGTTCAAAATCGGACACACGTgtacgtgaatttttttcgtaaaatgtatattatgattcttcaaaatattttactttcctGCCGAGATATCCTGCATAGCTATTTATATT
Above is a genomic segment from Linepithema humile isolate Giens D197 chromosome 6, Lhum_UNIL_v1.0, whole genome shotgun sequence containing:
- the LOC105671424 gene encoding uncharacterized protein isoform X1, with the protein product MVCKENVVSWFGNLSSYKRIDVMCTLLNMCLPFEVRYLGTCVEDIGKRDYNDLRDTEHHANSATELAELTTSSVTDKRTRRKLALYMALLHSCSYACAVILYKILSNLEHQEITNLLNGTTFNVDDQPLEELLLLYTMALNHPVFTYEQKSVFGNIFSKLQEEEARLNLSKLNASFKPSQGCTPCMSTNERLMEPEIQNSCLMPPPPMQSYHGEMSMRNNAIITGMPPGLTIPPPGMCMPSPEQMPMGSSGTTQYVHLGFPSVNHMPPWTGQVMMGNQLLYHTGDMLAYPPSPLVSRQSSPSQSRSPSRSNSPMGRSRINVNPRTSSQVTTQSTSNTLTISSGGSNSQTSISSSSSTNCNSNNNNNSLPPLPAIGVSRSLPSQPPLLTSRSAPLSVTSSSSFSRHNNVDNTSSSSLIPTSQSKQPPPPPRLRLSNSSDSLRETLGKEMPNFKANLQNFSLDEIRRMSDEDLRDIGLTPNAVEQLRSILKNQSTNGLNQISDKKTDSNTTHSVTESTESEVAPSMEVLGDSNNSNRKSMTPLQEHYHYHNHVTTSNIRRYPMPSIEPTPIHMYSTPPPMYTAQNSPCYACLTVPVAGMQNRYSRCNAQHVYCLAQLQALRLDSENSRQCSQSSSSDSTGSRSPPETPPAAPWISGGSGDNNNVAPPISDHMNSVSMHSTMVTAQPHSVASVPQQSVQSSVPPESRQLTRKNPQTRMRQKGQGMMNGAGNGNGGPPSLSHCVSFQAPPTHSQLTYLPHGHFPTALRPSTGIYSNFMHGPSARPAYPAAYQPNGEIMYPYTGHSASSGTPPPPPPNATATTLVQASYMPPTPVVTYAAAVIPPTKISCYNCGSSSHLAVDCKDQTMEDLTKKAQYRLDYTIMKQPGECPSSDK
- the LOC105671424 gene encoding uncharacterized protein isoform X2 encodes the protein MVCKENVVSWFGNLSSYKRIDVMCTLLNMCLPFEVRYLGTCVEDIGKRDYNDLRDTEHHANSATELAELTTSSVTDKRTRRKLALYMALLHSCSYACAVILYKILSNLEHQEITNLLNGTTFNVDDQPLEELLLLYTMALNHPVFTYEQKSVFGNIFSKLQEEEARLNLSKLNASFKPSQGCTPCMSTNERLMEPEIQNSCLMPPPPMQSYHGEMSMRNNAIITGMPPGLTIPPPGMCMPSPEQMPMGSSGTTQYVHLGFPSVNHMPPWTVSRQSSPSQSRSPSRSNSPMGRSRINVNPRTSSQVTTQSTSNTLTISSGGSNSQTSISSSSSTNCNSNNNNNSLPPLPAIGVSRSLPSQPPLLTSRSAPLSVTSSSSFSRHNNVDNTSSSSLIPTSQSKQPPPPPRLRLSNSSDSLRETLGKEMPNFKANLQNFSLDEIRRMSDEDLRDIGLTPNAVEQLRSILKNQSTNGLNQISDKKTDSNTTHSVTESTESEVAPSMEVLGDSNNSNRKSMTPLQEHYHYHNHVTTSNIRRYPMPSIEPTPIHMYSTPPPMYTAQNSPCYACLTVPVAGMQNRYSRCNAQHVYCLAQLQALRLDSENSRQCSQSSSSDSTGSRSPPETPPAAPWISGGSGDNNNVAPPISDHMNSVSMHSTMVTAQPHSVASVPQQSVQSSVPPESRQLTRKNPQTRMRQKGQGMMNGAGNGNGGPPSLSHCVSFQAPPTHSQLTYLPHGHFPTALRPSTGIYSNFMHGPSARPAYPAAYQPNGEIMYPYTGHSASSGTPPPPPPNATATTLVQASYMPPTPVVTYAAAVIPPTKISCYNCGSSSHLAVDCKDQTMEDLTKKAQYRLDYTIMKQPGECPSSDK
- the Vta1 gene encoding vacuolar protein sorting-associated protein VTA1 homolog; protein product: MAGPDLPKTPTPLKNIQQYLTVAIKHDQRDCVVSYWCRLYALQTGLKLSTKTSEETGFLLKLMDWLETTKKALHDNEAITNEVAAQAHLENWALKLFLYADKNDRAANFSKNVVQSFYTAQILYDVLTLFGELSIEAAQNRKYAQWKAAYIHNCLVNGETPVPGPMEEKEEEKDSIEGLNDNDEDPESNVNIPPENLKDDIPQSIPSTPASPPATVRTQSFESEDNTAYKTEDNTNLSVEHINKAQKYIKWAGSALDYDDVPTSITNLQKALHLLTTGQELA